One genomic region from Kwoniella dejecticola CBS 10117 chromosome 1, complete sequence encodes:
- a CDS encoding kynureninase yields MSGSKVPTIDDLIKLDQEDPLNWTRDEFEIPNIQACGGERDGEAIYFCGNSLGLLSKKARKHMIEELDVWSTSSVTGHFSHPHHRPWKHVDQPLTPHLAKLVGAKESEVAHSSTLTSNMHNLFTSFYRPTNKRWKIVIEKGSFPSDWYAVHSHPKLHEAVLSPQQIDEAIIGLEPREGEDTLRTEDILAVLEENKDTIAIVWLPLVQYYTGQLFDIASISPKVHSIGGLLGLDMAHGIGNVECRLNEWDVDFAVWCTYKYLNSGPAGIGGFYVKDGLDDGGRRLAGWWGNDSATRFQMLPQFNPTPGAKGYQHSCTPVLSSIPLLATLELIDTVGFDKMLKKQKSLTGTLETLLKSSKYYGRSSEEEVGFKILTPEYPYRGTQLSVSLLPENKGVMPRVFSRLVKNGLIGDERYPNVIRLSPVVLYNKFEEVGRAVMILEDALRAEEEGEVKERGEKDLDMASKD; encoded by the exons ATGAGCGGCTCAAAAGTCCCCacgatcgatgatctcatcaagcTAGACCAGGAAGATCCGTTAAATTGGACGAGGGATGAATTCGAGATACCCAATATACAAGCTTGTGGGGGCGAACGAG ATGGAGAGGCTATCTATTTCTGCGGTAATTCGTTGGGATTGTTGAGTAAGAAAGCGAGAAAGCATATGATAGAAGAATTGGATGTATGGTCGACTTC CTCCGTAACAGGCCACTTCTCTCATCCCCACCATAGGCCGTGGAAACACGTCGACCAGCCTCTCACACCGCACCTGGCGAAACTTGTCGGAGCGAAGGAAAGTGAAGTAGCTCACAGCTCGACATTGACGAGTAATATGCATAATCTGTTTACGAGCTTCTATCGCCCGACAAACAAAAGATGGAAGATCGTCATTGAGAAGGGTAGTTTCCCTAGTGATTGG TATGCCGTTCACTCTCATCCAAAATTACATGAAGCTGTGTTATCTCCGCAACAGATAGACGAAGCTATAATTGGACTAGAACCtagagaaggggaagatacGCTCAGGACGGAAGATATATTGGCAGTCCTGGAAGAGAACAAGGATACG ATCGCCATAGTGTGGTTACCCCTCGTCCAGTATTATACCGGACAATTATTCGATATCGCCTCCATCTCTCCCAAAGTGCATTCTATAGGAGGGCTGTTGGGGCTGGATATGGCTCATGGAATAGGAAATGTCGAGTGTAGATTGAACGAATGGGATGTGGACTTTGCAGTTTGGTGCACGTACAA ATATCTCAATTCGGGACCCGCGGGTATTGGTGGATTCTACGTCAAAGATGGGCTAGACGACGGAGGACGACG TCTCGCAGGGTGGTGGGGAAATGACTCAGCGACACGCTTTCAGATGTTACCTCAATTCAACCCCACTCCCGGTGCTAAAGGCTATCAACATTCCTGCACGCCCGTCCTCTCTTCTATACCCTTATTAGCCACCCTGGAGCTCATAGATACCGTGGGGTTCGATAAGATGCTGAAGAAACAAAAGTCGTTGACAGGAACTCTGGAAACGCTATTAAAGTCAAGTAAATATTATGGAAGATCgtctgaggaggaggtgggatTCAAGATTCTGACTCCGGAATATCCGTATCGGGGTACGCAATTATCGGTGTCGCTCTTACCGGAGAACAAGGGGGTGATGCCTCGTGTGTTCTCGCGGCTGGTGAAGAATGGTCTGATAGGTGATGAGCGGTATCCGAATGTAATAAGGCTGAGTCCGGTGGTACTGTATAACAAGTTCGAAGAGGTCGGAAGAGCAGTGATGATTTTAGAAGATGCGCtgagagctgaagaagagggagaagtgaaggaaagaggagagaaagatttGGATATGGCTTCGAAAGATTAG
- a CDS encoding nicotinate-nucleotide diphosphorylase (carboxylating) — MSESDLRPGQNLAHLLAPSWKREVSRWYAEDTPSFDWAGFVVGEEVQEAILWGKSGGILAGVPFFDEIFKQAECEVEWLLPEGSVIPPNSKTKVAVVRGKARNLLLAERVGLNTLARCSGIASISRRFRDLARAEGWKGVVAGTRKTTPGFRLVEKYGMMVGGVDPHRHDLSSMVMLKDNHIWATGSITSAVQSVRRVAGFSLLVNVECQNYEEANEAISAGANIVMLDNLLGEELHGAAKRLKEEWKGKREFLIETSGGIVEGGLKARLGPDIDILSTSAVHQSCPHVDFSLKIQPRQKA; from the exons ATGTCGGAAAGTGATCTGAGACCGGGTCAAAACCTTGCGCACTTGCTAGCGCCATCATGGAAAAGAGAAGTCAGTCGGTGGTACGCTGAAGATACACCTTCGTTCGATTGGGCAGGATTCGTCGTCGGTGAGGAAGTCCAAGAAGCTATCTTATGGGGAAAGAGTGGT GGAATCTTAGCTGGTGtacccttcttcgatgagatCTTCAAACAAGCAGAATGCGA AGTCGAATGGCTATTACCCGAAGGATCCGTCATTCCCCCAAACTCAAAGACAAAAGTAGCCGTCGTCCgaggaaaagcaagaaaccTCCTCCTGGCCGAACGAGTGGGTCTCAATACCCTGGCTAGATGTAGTGGGATTGCCAGTATCTCCAGGCGGTTCCGGGATCTAGCTAGAGCAGAGGGGTGGAAAGGTGTCGTAGCTGGAACTAGGAAGACAACGCCCGGTTTCAGGCTAGTGGAGAAATACGGTATGATGGTTGGAGGAGTGGATCCTCACAGACATGATTTGTCAAGTATGGTCATGCTTAAAGATAATCATATTTGGGCAACTG GCTCAATAACCTCAGCTGTTCAATCCGTTCGACGAGTTGCGGGCTTCTCATTATTAGTCAACGTAGAATGTCAGAATTATGAAGAAGCCAACGAAGCTATATCAGCAGGAGCTAACATCGTCATGCTGGATAATCTTCTAGGCGAGGAACTGCACGGCGCAGCTAAGAGGTtgaaggaggaatggaaggGCAAGAGGGAGTTCTTGATTGAGACGTCTGGTGGAATTGTGGAAGGTGGTCTGAAAGCTAGATTGGGACCTG atatcgatatcctgTCGACGTCTGCCGTACATCAATCTTGTCCTCATGTCGACTTCTCCCTGAAGATCCAACCAAGGCAGAAAGCTTAG